The Acidobacteriota bacterium genome has a segment encoding these proteins:
- a CDS encoding GyrI-like domain-containing protein — translation MAVYHDNPDITEADKLRSSACITVPPETKADGEIGRMSIPGGRFAVARAEILPRQFGEAWNALMRDWFPESGYQPDDRICYEVYLNDPKTHPEGKFLIEICEPVRPL, via the coding sequence CTGGCCGTTTACCACGACAACCCCGACATCACGGAAGCGGACAAGCTCCGCTCCAGCGCCTGCATCACCGTGCCCCCGGAAACGAAGGCCGACGGCGAGATCGGCCGGATGTCCATTCCCGGCGGCCGCTTCGCCGTGGCCCGCGCCGAGATCCTGCCCCGCCAGTTCGGGGAGGCCTGGAACGCCCTGATGAGGGATTGGTTCCCCGAGAGCGGCTACCAGCCCGACGACCGGATATGCTACGAGGTCTATCTCAACGACCCCAAGACCCATCCCGAAGGGAAGTTCCTGATCGAGATCTGCGAACCCGTCCGGCCGCTCTAA
- a CDS encoding radical SAM protein → MLDRQDLYRFPWSRSDNAGGWVEVTDECTLSCRGCYRHKIDGHRPLEAVRQDIVDCRRLTNCDGMAIAGGEPLIYPHIVDVVAFMAGLKIKPTILSNGEKLTPALARELKKAGLAKIHLHIDSVQDRPGWEGRNEAELNELRQHFADLLRGAGGVQCGYHVTVFRNTLPYLPAITAWCKRNIDRVQHISFIAFRTLPDTPEVRYFAGGRRVRLGDLGAVPHDPREIPITAEEMLAEIEASHPDFRPAAFLNGSAQVESFKYLIGIYVGSRQGIHGTLGARTVELVQMAHHLVKGRYLSFLRSPVVGRKIFLLAPFDPRLRRALAAYLRACFRDPRRAFARIYSQSVHLHQPNELLDGRVNLCDSCLNMMVYRGKLINSCRLDEYRVFGAAITPAVVR, encoded by the coding sequence ATGCTCGATCGACAGGACCTCTACAGGTTCCCCTGGTCGAGATCCGACAACGCCGGGGGCTGGGTCGAGGTCACCGACGAGTGCACCCTTTCCTGCCGGGGCTGCTATCGGCACAAGATCGATGGCCACCGCCCCCTGGAGGCGGTCCGGCAGGATATCGTCGACTGCCGGCGTCTCACGAACTGCGACGGCATGGCCATCGCCGGCGGCGAGCCGTTGATCTACCCGCACATCGTCGACGTCGTCGCCTTCATGGCCGGGCTGAAGATCAAGCCGACGATCCTCTCGAACGGGGAGAAGCTGACGCCGGCCCTGGCCCGTGAGCTGAAGAAGGCCGGCCTGGCGAAGATCCACCTGCACATCGACAGCGTTCAGGACCGGCCGGGCTGGGAGGGCCGGAACGAAGCCGAGTTGAACGAGCTCCGGCAGCATTTCGCCGACCTGCTCCGCGGCGCCGGGGGCGTCCAGTGCGGCTATCACGTGACGGTGTTCCGGAACACACTGCCCTATCTTCCCGCGATCACGGCCTGGTGCAAGCGGAACATCGACCGGGTCCAGCACATCTCCTTCATCGCCTTCCGGACCCTGCCCGACACGCCCGAGGTCCGATATTTCGCCGGGGGCCGCCGGGTCCGGCTGGGGGACCTGGGGGCCGTCCCGCACGACCCGCGGGAGATCCCCATCACCGCCGAGGAAATGCTCGCGGAGATCGAGGCCAGCCATCCGGACTTCCGGCCGGCCGCCTTCCTCAACGGCTCGGCCCAGGTCGAGAGCTTCAAGTACCTCATCGGGATCTATGTCGGCAGCCGTCAGGGGATCCACGGCACGCTGGGGGCCAGGACCGTGGAGCTTGTCCAGATGGCCCACCACCTCGTCAAGGGCCGCTACCTGTCGTTCTTGAGGAGCCCGGTCGTCGGGCGGAAGATCTTCCTCCTCGCCCCCTTCGACCCGCGGCTCCGGCGCGCCCTGGCCGCGTACCTGCGGGCCTGCTTCCGCGATCCCCGCCGGGCCTTCGCCCGGATCTATTCGCAGTCCGTCCACCTGCACCAGCCGAACGAGCTCCTGGACGGCCGGGTCAACCTGTGCGACAGCTGCCTGAACATGATGGTCTATCGGGGCAAGCTGATCAATTCCTGCCGCCTGGACGAGTATCGCGTCTTCGGCGCGGCGATCACGCCGGCCGTCGTCCGCTGA
- a CDS encoding DUF5009 domain-containing protein, with translation MEGTAPARTRLFSLDALRGFDMFWIIGGDAFFRSLAEVTGWGWARSWAVQLEHVEWAGFHFYDLIFPLFMFISGVAIPFSLLGRAETAADKRPIYLKLVRRAMLLVFLGFVYNHLTDLRFETQRYASVLGQIGLAYLFAALIMLNVRGLKGRIAVLAGILAGYAAIQLLVPVPGAGAGLLTPEGTINGWVDRLLLPGRLYDKVFDPEGILCVLSATSVTLMGALAGLILKSDRLASYRKALVLAAGGVGLATLGYVLAGWYPIIKKAWTATFDIYAAGLSAILLALFYLVVDVWGLRKWSFAFRVVGLNSITIYLGSRMVDFDYTSKFLFGGLARLAGASGVLVLEAGVIAVEWLSLYFLYRQKVFLRV, from the coding sequence ATGGAAGGAACGGCGCCCGCAAGAACGCGGCTCTTCTCGCTCGACGCCCTGCGCGGCTTCGACATGTTCTGGATCATCGGCGGCGACGCCTTCTTCAGGTCGCTGGCCGAGGTGACCGGCTGGGGCTGGGCCCGGTCCTGGGCCGTCCAGCTCGAGCACGTCGAATGGGCCGGGTTCCACTTCTACGATCTCATCTTCCCCCTGTTCATGTTCATCTCCGGCGTGGCCATCCCCTTCTCGCTCCTGGGCAGGGCGGAGACGGCCGCAGACAAGCGGCCGATCTACCTCAAGCTGGTCCGGCGGGCCATGCTGCTCGTCTTCCTGGGGTTCGTCTACAACCACCTGACCGACCTCCGGTTCGAGACCCAGCGCTACGCCAGCGTCCTCGGCCAGATCGGCCTGGCCTACCTCTTCGCCGCCCTGATCATGCTCAACGTCCGCGGCCTCAAGGGCCGGATCGCCGTTCTCGCCGGCATCCTGGCCGGCTATGCCGCCATCCAGCTGCTCGTGCCCGTGCCCGGCGCCGGCGCTGGACTCCTGACCCCCGAGGGCACGATCAACGGCTGGGTCGACCGCCTGCTCCTTCCGGGACGGCTCTACGACAAGGTCTTCGACCCGGAAGGGATCCTCTGCGTCCTCTCTGCGACGTCCGTGACCTTGATGGGCGCCCTGGCCGGCCTCATCCTCAAGTCCGACCGTCTCGCGTCCTACCGGAAAGCGTTGGTCCTGGCGGCGGGCGGGGTCGGTCTGGCGACGCTGGGATACGTCCTCGCCGGCTGGTATCCGATCATCAAGAAGGCCTGGACGGCCACCTTCGACATCTACGCGGCCGGGCTTTCGGCCATTTTGCTGGCGCTCTTCTACCTGGTCGTCGACGTCTGGGGGCTGCGGAAGTGGTCTTTCGCCTTCCGCGTCGTCGGCCTGAACTCGATCACGATCTATCTGGGATCGAGGATGGTCGACTTCGACTACACGAGCAAGTTCCTGTTCGGCGGGCTGGCCCGGCTGGCCGGAGCGTCCGGCGTCCTGGTCCTCGAGGCCGGGGTGATCGCAGTCGAGTGGCTGTCCCTGTACTTCCTCTACAGGCAGAAGGTTTTCCTGCGGGTCTGA
- a CDS encoding porin family protein: MKNLSRILVIGLFVTVLALPQAAAAGVKFGLKGGANVANVNGNFSDALADWKSTVGFCGGIFLELNFGRVLTIQPEILYTMKGADTGEGKLKFDYIEIPVLLKVRIPMGSVHPFVFAGPAFGWKLKAAVEGYKIDDMPKSDYSAVFGAGLQLGGSVHIDARYTMGLQKLEIPDLGTIDLKNGVLSATIGLAF, from the coding sequence ATGAAGAACCTGTCGAGGATCCTGGTGATCGGCCTGTTCGTAACGGTCCTGGCCCTGCCTCAGGCGGCCGCCGCCGGCGTCAAGTTCGGCCTCAAGGGCGGGGCGAACGTCGCCAACGTCAACGGCAATTTCTCCGACGCCCTCGCCGACTGGAAGAGCACGGTCGGGTTCTGCGGCGGGATCTTCCTCGAGCTGAATTTCGGCCGGGTCCTGACCATCCAGCCCGAGATCCTTTATACGATGAAGGGGGCCGATACGGGCGAAGGCAAGCTCAAGTTCGACTACATCGAGATCCCGGTCCTCCTCAAGGTCCGGATCCCGATGGGCAGCGTCCATCCGTTCGTCTTCGCCGGCCCGGCCTTCGGCTGGAAGCTGAAAGCGGCCGTCGAGGGCTATAAGATCGACGACATGCCGAAATCCGATTACAGCGCCGTCTTCGGCGCCGGCCTCCAGCTGGGCGGCTCGGTCCATATCGATGCCCGGTACACGATGGGGCTCCAGAAACTCGAGATCCCAGACCTGGGAACGATCGATCTGAAGAACGGCGTCCTCTCGGCGACGATCGGCCTGGCTTTCTGA
- a CDS encoding MBL fold metallo-hydrolase, whose product MRIRILGTRGEIEETAPYHSRHSGVLVDGRLLLDLGEPGFLDRRPEAVLITHLHPDHACFVRAGAAPPPAGIPIFAPESRPGFALTVLGKPATVAGYEVRPIPTHHSLKVASQAYLVSDGAARILYTGDMIWIDKEYHPLFEGLDLVITEASFIRPAGLVKKDPATGKIYGHRGVPGLVHLFKPYCRRIVLTHFGAWFYKDARAARREIGRLGRENGVVLEAARDGQEIVVRGAGVRPSRP is encoded by the coding sequence ATGCGCATCAGGATCCTCGGCACGCGCGGCGAGATCGAGGAGACCGCGCCGTATCATTCCCGGCATTCCGGCGTCCTGGTCGATGGCCGGCTCCTGCTCGACCTGGGCGAACCCGGGTTCCTCGACCGCCGGCCCGAGGCGGTGCTGATCACGCACCTCCACCCCGACCACGCCTGCTTCGTCCGGGCCGGAGCGGCGCCGCCGCCCGCCGGCATCCCGATCTTCGCGCCGGAGAGCCGTCCGGGGTTCGCCCTGACGGTCCTGGGCAAGCCGGCGACGGTCGCCGGGTACGAGGTCCGGCCCATCCCCACCCATCACAGCCTCAAGGTCGCGTCCCAGGCCTACCTCGTTTCGGACGGCGCCGCGAGGATCCTCTACACCGGCGACATGATCTGGATCGACAAGGAATACCATCCTCTCTTCGAGGGGCTCGACCTGGTGATCACCGAGGCGAGCTTCATCCGCCCGGCCGGCCTGGTGAAAAAGGACCCGGCGACGGGGAAGATCTACGGGCACCGGGGGGTGCCCGGCCTGGTCCATCTTTTCAAACCCTATTGCCGGCGCATCGTCCTGACCCACTTCGGGGCCTGGTTCTACAAGGACGCGCGGGCGGCTCGCCGGGAGATCGGTCGGCTCGGGCGCGAGAATGGCGTCGTCCTCGAGGCCGCCCGCGACGGCCAAGAGATCGTCGTCCGGGGGGCCGGAGTACGGCCGTCCCGGCCTTGA
- a CDS encoding phosphatase PAP2 family protein: protein MERPKGRPRFRALDLVLVLALVLIAGLAAAFHSRVGRWPAVALGCLGAAGLFLGLNLIQRRLTRPGGRFFLRLLSVSLALGAIYEASLRLAFIAWPAWQDRSLIALEKALFGGAPTVWLQAFVRPGLTEWMMFAYVFYFALYPIVTAVLFFRRGEAVFEGFLFTLAFNNIVCNFLYPVYPVNNPVAGLGALHTVPLEGYAATAVAEFMRASMTPGGGMPSGHAAATTIMLLAAFKHERRLFYPLLALGLSLIASTVYGRFHYLSDTLMGVGLAFVCWRAAPLVKRRLDRALAR, encoded by the coding sequence ATGGAACGCCCAAAGGGCCGGCCGCGGTTCCGGGCGCTGGACCTCGTCCTGGTCCTGGCCCTCGTCCTGATCGCCGGGCTGGCGGCGGCCTTTCATTCCCGGGTGGGCCGCTGGCCGGCCGTGGCCCTGGGCTGCCTCGGAGCGGCCGGGCTGTTTCTCGGCCTGAACCTAATCCAACGGCGCCTGACCCGGCCGGGCGGACGGTTCTTCCTCCGGCTCCTGTCGGTGTCGCTAGCCCTGGGGGCGATCTACGAAGCGTCGCTCCGGCTGGCCTTCATCGCCTGGCCGGCCTGGCAGGACCGATCCCTGATCGCGCTGGAGAAGGCCTTGTTCGGCGGCGCGCCGACCGTCTGGCTCCAGGCCTTCGTCAGGCCGGGCCTGACGGAATGGATGATGTTCGCCTATGTCTTCTATTTCGCCCTCTATCCGATCGTGACGGCCGTCCTTTTCTTCCGCCGCGGCGAAGCGGTCTTCGAAGGGTTCCTGTTCACCCTGGCCTTCAACAACATCGTCTGCAATTTCCTCTATCCCGTTTATCCCGTGAACAACCCGGTCGCCGGTCTCGGGGCCCTCCACACCGTCCCCCTCGAGGGGTACGCCGCCACGGCGGTGGCCGAATTCATGCGCGCGTCGATGACCCCCGGCGGCGGCATGCCGAGCGGGCACGCCGCGGCGACGACGATCATGCTCCTGGCCGCCTTCAAGCACGAGCGCCGGCTCTTCTATCCGCTGCTTGCCCTGGGGCTGTCGCTCATAGCCTCGACCGTCTACGGCCGCTTCCACTACCTCTCGGACACTCTCATGGGCGTCGGGCTGGCGTTCGTCTGCTGGCGGGCCGCCCCGCTCGTGAAGCGGCGGCTCGACCGGGCTTTGGCCCGCTGA
- a CDS encoding subtype B tannase gives MKKSQAIFTLLLGLAVVAAADRSVVGDADAASVIAKRANAPGSPAGVAPAARQGNPGLAFDEARCSVKTLTVGDLTIAYRAYENIVYAANPVDARYQSLSFFVPEAFYKGETVGGYNARTAPIFFPNSVGGYMPGLAGGPGQARDGRPNAAFMALSRGCVVAAPGTRGRTLRNANGMLTGKAPACIVDLKAAVRYLRHNDRIMPGDAEKIVSSGTSAGGALSALLGASGNAADYEPFLKEIGAAAERDDIFAASCYCPITNLDNADAAYEWLFYGVNDYSGRAKGSMSAAQIEISGRLRALFPEYVNGLGLKKADGSPLTLDASGGGSFKDHIKSLVMASAQDALNGGGDLSGLTWLTIRGATVADIDFDRFPRYATRMKTAPAFDALDLSSPENNLFGTATVDSRHFTRFGRDNSADRSLADAAVVKMMNPMSYIGAKGASTARHWRIRHGAVDRDTSLAIPVILAAKLRNEGFDVDFAIPWGQGHGGDYDLDRLFAWIDRICGPERSGR, from the coding sequence TTGAAAAAAAGCCAGGCCATCTTCACTCTGCTTCTGGGTCTCGCGGTCGTCGCGGCGGCCGACCGGAGCGTCGTGGGCGATGCCGATGCGGCATCGGTCATAGCCAAGCGCGCCAATGCTCCGGGGAGCCCGGCCGGGGTCGCGCCGGCGGCGCGACAGGGAAACCCGGGCTTGGCGTTCGACGAAGCCCGCTGCAGCGTAAAGACCCTGACGGTGGGCGACCTGACGATTGCCTACCGCGCCTATGAGAACATAGTCTATGCGGCCAACCCAGTCGACGCGAGATATCAAAGCCTGAGCTTCTTTGTGCCTGAGGCGTTCTATAAGGGCGAGACGGTCGGGGGCTACAACGCCAGGACGGCTCCCATCTTCTTCCCGAATTCCGTGGGCGGCTACATGCCCGGCTTGGCCGGCGGCCCCGGCCAGGCCAGGGACGGACGCCCGAACGCCGCGTTCATGGCCCTATCGAGGGGCTGCGTCGTGGCGGCGCCCGGAACGCGCGGCCGGACCTTGCGGAACGCGAACGGGATGTTGACCGGCAAGGCTCCGGCCTGCATCGTGGACCTGAAGGCGGCGGTCCGCTACCTGCGGCATAACGACCGGATCATGCCCGGGGACGCCGAAAAGATCGTCTCCAGCGGCACCAGCGCGGGCGGCGCGCTTTCGGCGTTGCTGGGGGCTTCCGGCAACGCCGCGGATTATGAGCCCTTCCTCAAGGAGATCGGCGCGGCCGCCGAGCGGGACGATATCTTCGCCGCCAGCTGCTATTGCCCTATCACGAACCTGGATAACGCGGACGCCGCCTACGAGTGGCTGTTCTACGGCGTCAACGACTACAGCGGCAGGGCCAAGGGTTCGATGTCCGCCGCTCAGATCGAGATATCCGGCCGGTTGAGGGCCCTGTTCCCGGAGTACGTGAACGGCTTGGGACTGAAGAAGGCCGACGGCTCTCCCCTGACCCTGGACGCGAGCGGCGGCGGGTCGTTCAAGGATCACATCAAATCCCTCGTGATGGCCTCGGCGCAGGACGCCCTGAACGGCGGCGGGGACCTGTCCGGCCTGACTTGGCTGACCATCAGGGGCGCCACGGTCGCGGATATCGACTTCGATCGTTTCCCGCGGTATGCCACCAGGATGAAGACGGCCCCCGCCTTTGACGCCCTCGATCTCAGCAGCCCGGAGAACAACCTGTTCGGCACGGCGACCGTCGACAGCCGGCACTTCACCCGGTTCGGCAGGGACAACAGCGCGGACCGCTCCCTGGCCGACGCGGCGGTCGTGAAGATGATGAATCCGATGAGCTACATCGGCGCGAAGGGGGCCTCCACGGCCCGGCATTGGCGGATCCGCCACGGCGCCGTCGACCGGGACACCTCCCTGGCCATCCCCGTCATCCTGGCCGCGAAGCTGAGGAACGAAGGCTTCGACGTCGACTTCGCGATCCCGTGGGGACAGGGGCATGGCGGGGATTACGACCTGGACCGGCTCTTTGCCTGGATCGACAGGATCTGCGGCCCGGAGAGGTCGGGCCGTTAG
- a CDS encoding metallophosphoesterase produces MSAKRILLASFALALLAGRCRYSVENGGVDLSRFREDPRLVSVPDELKGLVPTNAEAVREVRSRDRAGDLRFVVIGDTASNDNETFKGFLREIAALDPPPAFIVHLGDRGTSPVIKTFGAYLKAVADPPCPILHVEGNHDLREEGERISRAFFGDRDFYFDLDDKRFVFMGDARPHGAQGFTREQLSWLEGVLSAPSPARKFFFAHVPPQAPFKRINPGLSSLFTPAIENEPAFLDILARHHVVLAAFGHRHVHASLVYHGVLMVITGGGGQRNAMYPNVREPLFTKKHHYTLVDIPGSGPGEPLRGVLSCMGQGHETLFISSFSQPSLLAGAVSPAVALRPYPASDFGPFRPGDPIAAAMAVSSRTP; encoded by the coding sequence ATGTCCGCAAAGAGAATTTTGCTGGCGTCGTTCGCCCTGGCCCTGCTCGCGGGCCGTTGCCGATACAGCGTCGAGAACGGCGGGGTTGACCTGTCCCGGTTCCGCGAGGACCCCAGACTCGTCTCTGTCCCCGATGAGCTGAAGGGGCTCGTCCCCACCAATGCCGAGGCCGTCCGGGAGGTCCGGAGCCGCGACCGCGCCGGCGACCTGCGGTTCGTCGTCATCGGGGATACGGCCTCCAACGACAACGAGACGTTCAAGGGCTTCCTGCGGGAGATCGCCGCGCTCGACCCGCCGCCCGCGTTCATCGTCCACCTGGGCGACCGGGGCACCTCGCCCGTCATCAAGACCTTCGGCGCCTACCTGAAGGCCGTCGCCGATCCGCCCTGCCCCATCCTCCACGTCGAGGGGAACCACGACCTCCGGGAGGAGGGCGAGCGGATCTCCCGGGCCTTCTTCGGAGACCGGGACTTCTATTTCGACCTCGACGACAAGCGCTTCGTGTTCATGGGCGACGCCCGCCCCCACGGGGCCCAGGGTTTCACCCGCGAACAGCTGAGCTGGCTCGAGGGCGTGCTGTCCGCGCCCTCGCCTGCCCGGAAATTCTTCTTTGCCCATGTCCCGCCCCAGGCCCCGTTCAAGAGGATCAACCCGGGGCTGTCGTCCCTGTTCACGCCGGCCATCGAGAACGAGCCGGCGTTCCTGGACATCCTGGCCCGCCATCACGTCGTTCTGGCCGCTTTCGGCCACCGCCATGTCCACGCCTCGCTGGTCTACCACGGCGTCCTCATGGTCATCACCGGAGGCGGGGGCCAGCGGAACGCCATGTACCCGAACGTCCGGGAGCCCCTTTTCACCAAGAAGCACCATTACACGCTCGTGGACATCCCCGGCTCGGGGCCCGGCGAGCCGCTCCGGGGGGTCCTGTCCTGCATGGGCCAAGGGCACGAGACGCTGTTCATTTCGTCGTTCAGCCAGCCGAGCCTGCTCGCCGGCGCCGTGTCTCCGGCCGTCGCCCTCCGGCCCTATCCGGCCTCGGACTTCGGCCCGTTCCGGCCCGGCGATCCCATCGCGGCCGCGATGGCCGTCTCCAGCCGCACGCCCTGA
- a CDS encoding SDR family oxidoreductase, translated as MPKTTYRTAMITGASAGLGTEYARQLAAAGTDLILVARRRDRLEELAGELRARHGVTVETLQADLAAPEGTAATEGRVAACPTLDLLVNNAGFGGKAGFVRGDVADHLAMVRVHVDATVRLTRAALPGMIGRGRGAVINLASVAAFSPFSGAMYSGTKAFLVMFSENLQAELRSKGVVVQALCPGLTHTEFHAAAGLDLSGLPRIAWMTAAKVVRISLKRLGRGVVCVPGWVNKTVSFLMRCPLTAGLVRLIGRSRAVRGGSGAVKA; from the coding sequence ATGCCGAAGACGACCTACAGGACCGCCATGATCACCGGCGCTTCGGCCGGGTTGGGGACGGAGTACGCCCGTCAGCTGGCCGCCGCCGGGACGGATCTCATCCTCGTCGCCCGCCGCCGGGACCGGCTCGAGGAGCTGGCCGGGGAGCTCCGGGCCCGGCACGGCGTGACCGTAGAAACGCTCCAGGCCGACCTCGCCGCGCCGGAAGGGACGGCGGCCACCGAGGGCCGCGTCGCCGCGTGCCCGACGCTTGACCTCCTCGTCAACAACGCCGGCTTCGGCGGCAAGGCCGGGTTCGTCCGCGGCGACGTCGCGGACCACCTCGCCATGGTTCGCGTCCACGTCGACGCGACGGTCCGGCTGACCAGGGCGGCCCTGCCGGGGATGATCGGCCGCGGCCGGGGGGCCGTCATCAACCTCGCCTCCGTCGCCGCCTTCTCCCCGTTCTCGGGGGCGATGTACAGCGGGACGAAAGCGTTCTTGGTCATGTTCTCCGAGAACCTCCAGGCCGAGCTCCGCTCCAAGGGCGTCGTCGTCCAGGCCCTCTGTCCGGGCCTGACCCATACCGAGTTCCACGCCGCCGCCGGCCTGGACCTCTCGGGCCTTCCGCGGATCGCCTGGATGACCGCCGCGAAGGTCGTCAGGATATCGCTGAAGCGGCTCGGCCGGGGCGTCGTTTGCGTCCCCGGCTGGGTCAACAAGACCGTCTCCTTCCTGATGCGCTGCCCGCTGACTGCCGGGCTCGTCCGGCTGATCGGCCGAAGCCGGGCAGTGCGCGGCGGGTCGGGCGCGGTCAAGGCCTGA
- a CDS encoding adenosine-specific kinase: protein MDIKAVPVDKPEDMNFILGQAHFIKTVEDLHEAIVTTAPQMKFGLAFCESSGPALVRHTGNDEALVRIAVKNAMDIGAGHSFLIFMTGGFPVNILNAVKAVPEVCGIFCATANPAEIVVAETSQGRAILGVVDGVRPKGVEDAAGIAWRKGFLRKIGYKL, encoded by the coding sequence ATGGACATCAAAGCGGTTCCCGTCGACAAGCCCGAGGACATGAACTTCATCCTCGGCCAGGCCCATTTCATCAAGACGGTCGAGGATCTCCACGAGGCCATCGTCACGACCGCGCCGCAGATGAAGTTCGGCCTGGCCTTCTGCGAATCGTCGGGCCCGGCCCTGGTCCGCCACACCGGGAACGACGAGGCCCTCGTCCGGATCGCGGTGAAGAACGCCATGGACATCGGCGCCGGGCACTCGTTCCTGATCTTCATGACCGGGGGTTTCCCGGTCAACATCCTCAACGCCGTCAAGGCCGTGCCCGAGGTCTGCGGCATCTTCTGCGCCACCGCCAACCCGGCCGAGATCGTCGTGGCCGAGACGTCCCAGGGCCGGGCCATCCTCGGCGTGGTCGACGGCGTCCGGCCGAAAGGCGTCGAGGACGCGGCAGGGATCGCCTGGCGCAAGGGCTTCCTGCGGAAGATCGGCTACAAGCTCTGA
- a CDS encoding radical SAM protein — MPIDRKRMYKLPWSKADNPGAWVEVTDACDLACPGCYRHRLEGHRALAEIEDDILLCRRLTNCGRISIAGGEPLIYPRIVEVVEFIRRNGMDPVIFSNGQRFSPELAEELRRAGLRQIFFHVDSGQDRPGWQGRSESGLNELRQRYADMVSGLGGVQCGFNATLTRRTLPEVPAILEWVRTNIAKVQNVSLIALRGLDLSPGKTYMAEGRVIDTSRWQSGAADSREVTMTSEEIYEVVERAFPGTRPAAYLGGTARPETHKFLIILYLGSPRGIFGTVGPKTVELNEAWTHLRKGRYMAGFARPRIGKRIFLLAGADREIRRAFFRYLRAGLGRPARLFDPLFIQCVNIQQPNEILDGEINLCDGCLNQMAYKGGLIPSCQLDEYRLYGGPITGAAGSPGE; from the coding sequence ATGCCGATCGACAGGAAGAGGATGTACAAGCTCCCCTGGTCCAAGGCCGACAATCCCGGGGCCTGGGTCGAAGTGACCGACGCCTGCGATCTTGCCTGCCCGGGCTGCTACCGTCATCGCCTCGAAGGCCACCGCGCCCTGGCCGAGATCGAGGACGACATCCTCCTCTGCCGGCGGCTGACCAACTGCGGCCGGATCTCGATCGCCGGCGGCGAACCCCTCATCTATCCCCGGATCGTCGAGGTGGTCGAGTTCATCCGCCGGAACGGGATGGACCCGGTCATCTTCTCCAACGGGCAGAGGTTCAGCCCGGAGCTCGCGGAAGAGCTCCGGCGGGCCGGGCTGCGCCAGATCTTCTTCCACGTCGACAGCGGCCAGGACCGGCCGGGCTGGCAGGGACGCTCGGAATCGGGATTGAACGAGCTGCGGCAGCGCTATGCCGACATGGTCTCCGGCCTGGGCGGCGTCCAGTGCGGTTTCAACGCGACCCTGACCCGGCGGACCCTGCCCGAGGTCCCCGCTATCCTCGAATGGGTCCGGACGAACATCGCCAAGGTCCAGAACGTCTCGCTCATCGCCCTGCGGGGGCTGGACCTTTCGCCGGGGAAGACGTACATGGCCGAGGGCCGGGTCATCGACACCTCGCGCTGGCAGAGCGGCGCCGCGGACAGCCGCGAGGTCACCATGACCAGCGAGGAGATCTACGAGGTCGTCGAACGGGCCTTCCCCGGGACGCGCCCGGCCGCCTACCTGGGCGGCACGGCCCGGCCCGAAACGCACAAGTTCCTCATCATCCTCTATCTTGGCTCTCCCCGCGGCATTTTCGGGACCGTCGGCCCGAAGACGGTCGAGCTGAACGAGGCCTGGACCCACCTGCGGAAGGGCCGCTACATGGCCGGCTTCGCCAGGCCCCGGATCGGGAAGAGGATCTTCCTTCTCGCCGGGGCCGACCGCGAGATCCGGCGGGCGTTCTTCAGGTACCTTCGGGCCGGCCTCGGCCGTCCCGCCCGGCTCTTCGACCCGCTCTTTATCCAGTGCGTCAACATCCAGCAGCCGAACGAGATCCTGGACGGCGAGATCAATCTCTGCGACGGCTGCCTGAACCAGATGGCCTATAAGGGCGGCCTCATCCCGTCCTGCCAGCTCGACGAATACCGGCTCTATGGAGGCCCGATCACCGGGGCGGCCGGGAGCCCCGGCGAATGA
- a CDS encoding FkbM family methyltransferase: MNGRRGRTRLLILCGLLLAAILAALLLRPFRDEGAGAAGLKRPVLADELGPFKSRLGPARYSSHDEELFVRDFFSDRRDGFFVDIGAGHYRDRSNTYYLEKELGWSGIAVDPLPGLAAGYVKHRPRTRFYPMFVSDVSDRQVLLHVGDNSLFSSAQKGFTEEFTGVKAAIDVRTVRLDDLLAAENVGRIDFLSLDVELHEPQALAGFDLGRFLPGLVCVEAHPQVRQQILDYFAKRRYVVVAKYLRADPQNLWFMPLPE, encoded by the coding sequence ATGAACGGTAGACGCGGGCGCACAAGGCTCCTGATCCTCTGCGGCCTGCTGCTGGCCGCGATCCTGGCCGCTCTCCTTCTCCGGCCGTTCCGGGACGAAGGGGCCGGGGCCGCCGGCCTCAAGCGCCCCGTGCTCGCCGACGAGCTGGGCCCGTTCAAGTCCCGCCTGGGACCCGCGCGCTACTCGTCGCACGACGAGGAGCTCTTCGTCCGGGACTTCTTCTCGGACCGCCGGGACGGCTTCTTCGTGGATATCGGCGCGGGTCATTACCGCGATCGCAGCAATACCTATTACCTGGAAAAGGAGCTCGGCTGGTCCGGGATCGCCGTCGACCCTCTTCCCGGCCTGGCCGCCGGCTACGTCAAGCATAGGCCGCGGACGAGGTTCTACCCGATGTTCGTTTCCGACGTATCCGACCGCCAGGTCCTTCTCCACGTCGGCGACAACAGCCTGTTCTCCTCGGCCCAGAAGGGCTTCACGGAGGAGTTCACCGGCGTGAAGGCCGCGATCGATGTCCGGACGGTCAGGCTCGATGACCTGCTCGCCGCCGAGAACGTCGGCCGGATCGACTTCCTGTCGCTGGACGTCGAGCTGCACGAACCCCAGGCCCTGGCCGGCTTCGACCTCGGGCGCTTCCTCCCCGGTCTCGTCTGCGTCGAGGCGCATCCCCAGGTGCGCCAGCAGATCCTGGACTACTTCGCCAAGCGCCGGTACGTCGTGGTCGCCAAGTACCTGCGGGCCGATCCGCAGAACCTCTGGTTCATGCCGCTCCCCGAATAG